Proteins from one Malania oleifera isolate guangnan ecotype guangnan chromosome 4, ASM2987363v1, whole genome shotgun sequence genomic window:
- the LOC131153678 gene encoding uncharacterized protein LOC131153678, protein MARGATQADIPKFTRENYDNWIIQMRAFRGAQDVMDIIEDGYGESPSKEVEATMSDAQRTILQADQKKFYKVKFIIYQGLDEAMFKIIASAKTSKETWGYILKRKSRVFDKFKEFKAVVEKQSSYRIKSL, encoded by the exons ATGGCAAGAGGTGCTACCCAAGCGGATATTCCAAAGTTCAcacgagagaattatgacaactggattattcaaatgagagcctTTCGAGGTGCTCAAGATGTCATGGACATTATTGAAGATGGGTAtggagaaagcccatcaaaagaagtagAAGCAACTATgtctgatgctcaaagaacgatcttGCAAGCCGATCAAAAGAAGTTTTACAAGGTGAAGttcataatctaccaaggccttgatgaggccatgtTCAAAATCATCGCCtctgccaagacatccaaagaa ACTTGGGGCTAcatcctgaaaaggaagtcaagggtgttcgacaagttcaaagagtttaAAGCTGTTGTGGAGAAACAAAGTagctatcgcatcaagtcacttTAA